In Candidatus Liberimonas magnetica, the following proteins share a genomic window:
- a CDS encoding four helix bundle protein: MLDNNLYNKAYKFALEIVNIYKDLSSQKKEFVLSKQLLKCGTSIGANVAEANGAISKTEFSSKISIAYKECLETKYWLLLLKDTGFISIENFDKLYKNAEELSKILFSIIKTTRIKNSDQ; this comes from the coding sequence ATGTTAGATAATAATTTGTATAATAAGGCATATAAATTTGCTTTGGAAATTGTTAATATATACAAAGATTTAAGCAGTCAAAAAAAAGAATTTGTTCTTTCAAAACAATTGTTAAAATGTGGAACCTCAATTGGGGCAAACGTGGCAGAAGCAAACGGAGCCATATCAAAAACTGAGTTTTCGTCAAAAATCTCGATTGCATATAAAGAATGCCTTGAAACTAAGTACTGGTTATTATTGCTTAAAGACACTGGATTTATAAGTATCGAAAATTTCGATAAGCTTTACAAAAATGCAGAAGAATTGTCAAAAATACTGTTTTCTATAATCAAAACTACAAGAATTAAAAACAGTGACCAGTAA
- a CDS encoding DNA methylase: MQQTLFNMDIKTIDDISNPEAYKGLYSFHKYWGKKPTESIVYFIQNYTNETDIVLDPFLGSGLISKECLARNRRFIGIDLNPVSVEHANFILDLPKSDLYLSAIKEIESRVKEKINLSYLLKDGKIASHYLWHNNNLMKVWIKPKTGRSRVEFEPNQYDLNLITSFSDYNIRNIRNATFFTNSRINSKSTMSITDLFTKRALRNIDLIIDEIQKYPTSLQRALFLTLTSSSGQMSSMVFAITGRGKTKNKHSDKIEVGSWVVGFWRPKLHFEINVWNCFESRANKLYKALIETNIETYPVFSSITKLLNADIGASIINSNCLDTMRLLPDKSIKLICTDPPHSDRIPYLELSEMWNSILNKKVVFEKEIIVSNAKERNKNKSHYVEDMKALIKESSRILKVDGLFLLYYNARDKKSWEFMEILAGTSDLVFAGAFPMEYSANSVIQDNRKGGMKTDYVLMMKHKDSKILENHELDKIPGWILTIPKIKDVALS; encoded by the coding sequence ATGCAACAGACACTTTTTAATATGGATATAAAAACTATTGATGATATAAGTAATCCTGAAGCGTATAAAGGATTATACTCCTTTCATAAATATTGGGGAAAAAAACCAACAGAAAGCATAGTCTATTTTATTCAAAATTACACAAATGAAACTGACATTGTTCTTGATCCATTTCTTGGATCAGGTTTAATCAGCAAAGAGTGCTTAGCAAGGAATCGTAGATTTATTGGAATCGATTTAAACCCTGTTTCCGTTGAGCATGCTAATTTTATTTTGGATTTACCAAAATCAGACTTATACCTCAGTGCGATTAAAGAAATTGAAAGCAGAGTAAAAGAAAAGATAAATTTATCCTATCTTCTTAAAGACGGGAAAATTGCATCTCACTATCTTTGGCATAATAACAATTTGATGAAGGTTTGGATAAAGCCTAAAACAGGGAGAAGTAGGGTTGAATTTGAACCAAATCAATATGATTTAAACCTTATAACCTCTTTTTCAGATTATAATATCAGGAATATTCGCAATGCTACTTTTTTTACGAATTCAAGAATAAATTCTAAATCAACAATGTCAATAACTGACTTATTTACAAAAAGAGCTTTGCGAAATATTGACTTGATCATTGATGAAATCCAGAAGTATCCTACTTCGCTACAAAGAGCTTTGTTTTTAACCCTTACATCATCATCAGGTCAAATGTCTTCAATGGTATTTGCCATAACAGGACGGGGTAAAACAAAAAATAAACATTCAGATAAAATTGAGGTTGGTAGCTGGGTTGTCGGGTTCTGGAGACCGAAGCTTCATTTCGAAATCAATGTATGGAATTGTTTTGAAAGTCGAGCAAATAAATTATACAAAGCATTGATTGAAACGAATATAGAGACTTATCCAGTCTTTAGCTCTATTACAAAGCTTTTAAATGCTGATATTGGCGCATCAATTATTAATAGCAATTGCTTGGACACGATGCGATTATTACCAGATAAATCCATTAAGCTTATTTGCACCGATCCCCCTCACAGTGATAGAATACCTTATTTAGAACTTAGTGAAATGTGGAATTCGATATTAAACAAAAAAGTTGTTTTTGAAAAAGAAATTATAGTGTCGAATGCAAAAGAACGTAATAAAAATAAATCACATTATGTTGAAGATATGAAAGCGCTAATAAAAGAATCAAGTAGAATATTGAAGGTCGACGGATTATTTTTATTATATTACAACGCAAGAGATAAGAAGAGTTGGGAGTTTATGGAAATTCTTGCAGGTACAAGCGATCTCGTATTTGCTGGTGCATTTCCCATGGAATACTCGGCCAATTCTGTTATTCAGGATAACAGGAAGGGTGGGATGAAAACTGATTATGTCCTTATGATGAAGCATAAAGATTCTAAAATATTGGAAAATCATGAATTAGATAAAATACCAGGGTGGATTTTAACGATACCTAAAATTAAAGATGTAGCTTTAAGCTAA
- a CDS encoding DUF2723 domain-containing protein — protein sequence MKQNLIYIILISILAFYTYTLYPACAPEDSGEYIAVCHTLGIAHSPGNPLYVLLGKISSLFPIGNSAYRLNLLSSLLAVLTLMVLFKILIAITKDIVVSIAAIVIFSFSYEFWYITTFAKTFTLITFLTALCLYSLILYLKEHTSLRYLYLSYYLVGFAIGGHYFLLMFIPLLFFVSIFSIRKDRIKFFAVSILLFFLGFSIHFYLPVRSSMSPLINTGNTSNIENLYNFLTRKEMSGFRMSNLAKASITKQEVLLKAKWFFFALSDHFSLIWAMIGTLGFFALWKNDKNIFYLILFLMIFSGPVWLVFSAFGLDDPFKEAMNERYLPVFESLFAIVIGSALGFVANALVLDKTKKLFFYILVFILSLSPLSAHIGPVNKRNNFLCDDYCLNFFRTIKPGSILFAGQHLDSIGRYMKFVRKKRSDLTFVIVPDKFMEILENSKNTETSIYADPSCRLYFSGLFKSYPVGLSYKCSPLKNIYDYNEYERPWLFYSYRNIKKSGAYKDFFSEMVLMWYMEAQVLFGDVSLSFKKKQQAIESYKRCISIGMYDQDILDLRTYNYRSITPRSSFMYGKLKEASAL from the coding sequence ATGAAGCAGAATCTAATATATATCATACTCATATCAATACTGGCTTTTTATACCTATACCCTTTACCCTGCCTGCGCGCCTGAAGATTCCGGAGAGTATATAGCTGTCTGCCACACTCTGGGGATAGCACATTCTCCCGGGAACCCGTTATACGTCCTCTTAGGAAAAATATCTTCGCTTTTTCCTATTGGCAATAGCGCCTATAGATTAAACCTTCTTTCCTCACTTTTAGCCGTACTTACATTAATGGTTTTATTTAAGATACTTATAGCTATTACCAAAGATATTGTTGTTTCGATAGCTGCTATAGTAATATTTTCTTTCTCTTATGAATTTTGGTATATAACAACCTTTGCAAAAACATTCACTTTGATAACATTTTTAACGGCCCTTTGCTTATATAGTTTGATATTGTATCTAAAAGAGCACACGAGCTTAAGGTATTTGTATTTATCTTATTATCTTGTCGGATTTGCCATCGGAGGGCATTATTTTTTGCTTATGTTCATACCGTTGCTGTTCTTTGTTTCTATTTTTTCGATAAGAAAGGATAGAATAAAGTTTTTTGCAGTTTCTATTCTTCTTTTTTTTCTTGGTTTTTCGATACATTTTTATCTTCCTGTAAGGTCGTCCATGAGCCCTTTGATAAATACAGGAAATACTTCTAATATTGAAAACCTTTATAATTTTCTGACAAGAAAAGAAATGTCCGGGTTTAGGATGTCTAACCTTGCAAAGGCCTCTATCACAAAACAAGAAGTGTTACTTAAGGCAAAATGGTTTTTCTTTGCCTTGTCCGATCATTTTTCCTTGATTTGGGCAATGATCGGAACCTTAGGTTTTTTTGCGTTGTGGAAAAACGACAAAAATATATTTTATCTTATCCTGTTTCTGATGATTTTTTCAGGCCCGGTATGGCTTGTTTTTTCCGCTTTCGGCCTTGATGACCCGTTTAAAGAAGCCATGAATGAGCGCTACCTGCCGGTTTTCGAGAGTTTGTTTGCTATCGTGATAGGCAGTGCTTTGGGTTTTGTGGCAAATGCACTGGTTCTTGACAAAACAAAGAAGCTGTTTTTTTATATTTTAGTTTTTATTTTAAGTTTGTCTCCGCTGTCCGCTCATATCGGCCCGGTCAATAAAAGGAATAACTTCTTATGCGATGATTACTGCCTGAATTTCTTCAGGACTATCAAACCAGGTTCGATACTCTTTGCAGGCCAGCACCTTGATTCTATCGGCAGGTATATGAAATTTGTAAGGAAAAAACGCAGTGACCTTACCTTCGTGATTGTGCCGGATAAATTTATGGAAATACTGGAAAACTCTAAAAACACAGAAACCTCAATATATGCAGACCCGTCATGCCGTTTATATTTTTCAGGTTTATTTAAAAGCTACCCTGTCGGTTTAAGTTATAAATGCAGCCCTTTAAAAAATATTTATGATTACAATGAATATGAAAGGCCGTGGCTGTTTTATTCTTACAGGAATATTAAAAAGAGCGGCGCATATAAAGATTTTTTTTCCGAGATGGTGTTGATGTGGTACATGGAAGCTCAGGTTTTGTTCGGGGACGTATCTTTGAGCTTTAAAAAGAAGCAGCAGGCCATAGAATCATATAAAAGATGCATATCTATCGGCATGTATGATCAGGATATCCTGGATTTAAGGACTTATAACTATAGGTCTATAACTCCTAGGTCTAGTTTTATGTACGGTAAATTAAAAGAAGCATCCGCTCTTTAA
- a CDS encoding ABC transporter ATP-binding protein, translating to MHAIRADNLTKIYKRKTLTKVHETVGVKDMSFEINQGEIFGLLGLNGSGKTTTIKLILGLLYPTAGSIAIFGKNTPDQDVLKDIGYMPEVPYFYKYLTAAEILRFYGNLSGIADIEMKVKEMLEVVGLKEWQDRRLSEFSKGMVQRIGIAQSLLHDPKILIYDEPVSGLDPLAVAEMRSLIIKLKSKGKTIFLSSHLISEVEKVCDRVGILVKGNLVRIVNQDEWSGKEGELEKIFVSCVSGSSEVGRINF from the coding sequence ATGCATGCAATCCGGGCAGATAATTTAACGAAAATATATAAACGAAAAACTCTCACCAAGGTTCACGAGACTGTCGGAGTAAAAGATATGTCTTTTGAAATAAACCAAGGTGAGATTTTTGGTTTATTGGGCTTAAATGGTTCAGGAAAGACCACTACCATAAAACTTATCCTGGGCCTTCTTTATCCCACGGCAGGGAGTATAGCTATTTTCGGCAAGAATACTCCGGACCAGGATGTTTTGAAAGATATAGGGTATATGCCCGAAGTTCCGTACTTCTATAAATACCTTACAGCAGCGGAAATTCTGAGGTTTTACGGGAACCTTTCTGGCATTGCTGATATAGAAATGAAAGTAAAGGAGATGCTTGAAGTTGTGGGATTAAAAGAATGGCAGGATAGAAGGCTTTCGGAGTTTTCAAAAGGAATGGTACAGAGAATAGGCATAGCTCAAAGCCTGCTTCATGACCCCAAGATTTTAATATATGATGAACCTGTAAGCGGGCTTGACCCGCTGGCTGTGGCAGAAATGCGCAGCCTTATAATAAAACTAAAGTCAAAAGGTAAAACCATTTTCTTGTCCTCGCACCTTATTTCCGAGGTAGAGAAAGTATGCGACAGGGTAGGGATACTGGTGAAAGGGAACTTAGTCAGGATAGTCAACCAGGACGAATGGTCAGGCAAAGAAGGAGAACTTGAAAAAATATTCGTGTCATGTGTCTCAGGTTCATCTGAAGTAGGAAGGATAAATTTTTAG
- the serA gene encoding phosphoglycerate dehydrogenase — protein sequence MYKILLTYKSTEGLELLLQHKDFKVEIHDKPTPEEFKKLIEDYDGLMIRSEVKVTQEIVEAGKKLKFIGRAGTGVDNIDLLSATKKGIIVTNAPGGNTISAAEHTIGLMLALARNIPQAYGSLKNKEWNRSKFNGTELQGKTLGLIGLGRIGREVAQRMIAFGMKIIAFDPFINSDFAKSLGIELMSLDEVYAGADYISIHSPLNETTKGMINKDTIKKMKKGVRIINCARGPIIDEKALSDAIKEGYVKGAAIDVFAKEPPVDWSIIETEGTVVTPHLAASTEEAQVKIAQEMSEVLIDYFTKGAIRNAVNVPAIDSETYKKIEPYISLAEKIGSFQSQVMEGGLLEIEIEYAGEITKFNTNPILVAYLKGLLKNMLDDVAVNFVNAPLLAKERGIKIKEIKTQEVEDYTSLITAKVKTDKDEFIVSGTLFSHKNPRFVKIKNMNVDLIPSGSILLVSNIDRPGVIGQIGTFLGKNKVNIAQMQVGRTEVGGEALTIVNVDASVSDDLIKQIGDFSGVTKVKHLEL from the coding sequence ATGTATAAAATATTATTGACTTACAAGAGCACGGAAGGGCTGGAGTTATTGCTCCAGCATAAGGATTTTAAGGTTGAAATACATGATAAACCAACCCCTGAAGAGTTCAAGAAACTTATTGAGGATTATGACGGGCTTATGATCCGCTCGGAAGTGAAGGTTACTCAAGAGATAGTGGAAGCAGGGAAAAAACTTAAATTTATAGGAAGAGCCGGCACGGGGGTTGATAATATTGACCTTTTAAGTGCGACAAAAAAAGGCATAATCGTGACCAACGCACCAGGAGGAAATACTATCTCTGCGGCAGAACATACTATCGGGCTTATGCTTGCTCTTGCGCGCAACATACCGCAGGCTTACGGGTCACTGAAAAACAAAGAGTGGAACCGTTCGAAATTCAACGGTACTGAACTCCAGGGAAAAACTTTAGGGCTCATTGGCCTTGGAAGGATAGGCAGGGAAGTGGCCCAGAGAATGATAGCTTTTGGAATGAAGATAATAGCTTTTGATCCGTTCATCAACTCTGATTTTGCAAAAAGCCTCGGGATAGAACTTATGTCCCTTGATGAAGTTTATGCCGGAGCTGATTATATCTCGATCCATTCGCCGCTAAATGAAACCACAAAAGGGATGATAAATAAGGATACAATAAAAAAGATGAAAAAAGGGGTCAGAATAATTAACTGCGCCAGGGGCCCGATAATTGATGAAAAAGCCCTTTCAGATGCCATTAAAGAAGGGTACGTAAAAGGTGCTGCTATAGATGTTTTTGCAAAAGAGCCGCCTGTTGACTGGTCAATAATCGAAACCGAAGGCACTGTTGTTACCCCGCACCTTGCTGCATCAACCGAAGAGGCCCAGGTAAAGATCGCACAGGAAATGAGCGAGGTTTTGATTGATTATTTTACAAAAGGAGCTATTAGGAATGCAGTAAATGTACCGGCCATTGATTCTGAAACGTACAAAAAAATAGAACCTTATATTTCTTTGGCTGAAAAGATAGGGTCATTCCAAAGCCAGGTAATGGAAGGCGGGCTTCTTGAGATTGAGATCGAGTATGCAGGCGAAATAACCAAATTCAATACAAACCCTATTCTTGTGGCATATTTAAAAGGGTTGTTAAAAAATATGCTTGATGATGTGGCTGTCAATTTTGTAAATGCCCCTCTTCTTGCAAAAGAACGCGGGATCAAGATCAAAGAGATAAAAACACAGGAAGTGGAAGACTACACGTCTCTTATTACCGCAAAGGTAAAGACGGATAAGGATGAATTTATTGTTTCTGGTACATTGTTCAGCCATAAGAACCCCAGGTTTGTAAAAATAAAAAATATGAACGTAGACCTTATTCCATCCGGGAGTATACTTCTTGTCTCTAACATAGACAGGCCCGGAGTGATAGGGCAGATAGGCACTTTCCTTGGAAAGAATAAGGTTAATATAGCCCAGATGCAGGTAGGAAGGACAGAGGTAGGCGGCGAGGCATTAACTATTGTGAACGTTGATGCCAGTGTCTCTGATGACCTGATAAAACAGATCGGTGATTTTTCAGGAGTAACAAAAGTAAAGCATTTAGAGCTTTGA
- a CDS encoding alanine--glyoxylate aminotransferase family protein, whose product MKKHYLLTPGPTPIPPQVALKEALPILHHRTGEFGEIFSKVVEGLKYVYQTKNDVLIIAASGTGAMEASIVNLLSPGDEILVASCGNFGERWSKIAEVYGIKSTNIQVEWGNIVKPAEIEKALTANPKIKAVYTTFTETSTGVVNDMEAIGKIVSRTNAILVADAISGLGGQKLLTDEWNVDVVVSGSQKGLMLGPGLAFVSLSPKAWKLIEESKLPKFYFDFKKMKKSLETKETPFTPAVTLIVALEESLRLIKQEGIENIWKECELLARAARAGMKALNLELFGEKPCEVVTSAKVPEGIDGGKIVKKLREEYGVSIAGGQGKLKGKIIRFAHMGYIGKADLLVGFACLEMVLSQLGHKLEKGKGVAAAEEVLLRG is encoded by the coding sequence ATGAAAAAACACTATTTATTAACGCCAGGCCCCACCCCTATCCCGCCGCAGGTAGCTTTAAAAGAAGCCTTGCCTATACTTCACCACCGCACCGGCGAATTCGGCGAGATTTTCAGTAAGGTCGTTGAAGGGCTTAAATATGTATACCAAACAAAGAACGATGTCCTTATAATAGCTGCATCAGGAACAGGCGCAATGGAAGCTTCTATAGTCAACCTCTTGAGCCCGGGAGATGAGATACTGGTCGCATCATGCGGTAATTTCGGAGAAAGATGGTCAAAGATAGCTGAAGTTTACGGCATAAAATCCACAAACATTCAGGTTGAATGGGGAAACATTGTTAAGCCGGCAGAGATTGAAAAAGCTCTTACAGCAAATCCAAAGATAAAAGCCGTTTACACTACATTTACAGAGACCTCAACTGGGGTTGTAAATGATATGGAGGCCATAGGCAAGATAGTTTCAAGAACAAATGCCATACTTGTCGCTGATGCGATATCAGGCCTCGGCGGCCAGAAACTGCTTACAGATGAATGGAACGTGGATGTCGTTGTGTCTGGTTCTCAGAAAGGTTTGATGCTAGGCCCGGGGCTTGCTTTTGTCTCTCTAAGCCCAAAAGCCTGGAAACTTATAGAAGAATCAAAACTGCCTAAGTTTTATTTTGATTTTAAGAAAATGAAAAAATCCTTGGAAACAAAGGAAACCCCGTTTACTCCGGCAGTTACTTTGATAGTTGCTCTTGAAGAATCTTTAAGGTTGATCAAGCAGGAAGGCATTGAAAATATTTGGAAAGAATGCGAACTCCTTGCAAGAGCCGCAAGAGCCGGGATGAAGGCGCTTAACTTAGAGCTTTTCGGAGAAAAACCCTGCGAAGTCGTTACAAGCGCAAAAGTCCCTGAAGGCATAGACGGCGGCAAGATAGTCAAGAAATTAAGGGAAGAATATGGTGTTTCTATAGCAGGCGGCCAGGGCAAACTAAAAGGGAAGATCATAAGGTTCGCACATATGGGCTATATAGGCAAAGCAGACCTTCTGGTCGGTTTTGCATGCCTTGAGATGGTCCTTTCTCAATTAGGCCACAAACTTGAAAAAGGCAAAGGCGTGGCAGCGGCAGAAGAAGTCTTGTTAAGAGGCTAA